Proteins encoded by one window of Pseudonocardia alni:
- the thpD gene encoding ectoine hydroxylase: MTALVGNDEPRLVRAAGDRYPTRVSNTPAFIDRAEPTVWGSRASTGMFGAQELEAHERDGFVQVPGLLTADEIVEYQAELDRLAHDPEVRADERCIVEKSSDEVRSIFEVHRMSEAIGRLVRDERVLSRARQILGSDVYVHQSRINYKPGLGGGGFFWHSDFETWHAEDGMPGPRAVSCSISLTDNHPFNGCLMIMPGSHRTFVSCVGETPEDYHLTSLKEQEIGTPDAESISKLAQRHGIEMMTGEAGGATFFDSNCMHGSGDNITPYPRSNIFLVFNSVENECVAPFSAPRPRPSHIAARDRSPVR; this comes from the coding sequence ATGACCGCACTGGTCGGTAACGACGAACCGCGTCTCGTGCGTGCAGCCGGGGACCGCTACCCGACGCGCGTCTCGAACACCCCCGCCTTCATCGACCGCGCCGAGCCCACCGTGTGGGGCTCGAGGGCGAGCACCGGCATGTTCGGCGCCCAGGAACTGGAGGCGCACGAGCGCGACGGCTTCGTGCAGGTGCCGGGGCTGCTGACGGCCGACGAGATCGTGGAGTACCAGGCCGAGCTGGACCGGCTCGCCCACGATCCCGAGGTCCGCGCCGACGAGCGCTGCATCGTCGAGAAGTCCTCGGACGAGGTCCGCTCGATCTTCGAGGTCCACCGGATGTCCGAGGCGATCGGCCGGCTGGTGCGCGACGAGCGGGTGCTCTCCCGGGCCCGCCAGATCCTCGGCTCCGACGTGTACGTGCACCAGAGCCGGATCAACTACAAGCCCGGGCTCGGTGGCGGGGGGTTCTTCTGGCACTCCGACTTCGAGACCTGGCACGCCGAGGACGGGATGCCCGGCCCGCGTGCGGTCAGCTGCTCGATCTCGCTGACCGACAACCACCCGTTCAACGGCTGCCTGATGATCATGCCGGGGTCGCACCGGACCTTCGTGTCGTGTGTCGGGGAGACCCCGGAGGACTACCACCTGACGTCGCTGAAGGAGCAGGAGATCGGCACCCCGGACGCGGAGTCCATCTCGAAGCTGGCCCAGCGGCACGGCATCGAGATGATGACCGGCGAGGCGGGCGGCGCCACGTTCTTCGACTCCAACTGCATGCACGGGTCGGGCGACAACATCACCCCGTACCCGCGGTCGAACATCTTCCTGGTGTTCAACAGCGTCGAGAACGAATGCGTGGCGCCGTTCTCGGCCCCGCGGCCACGTCCGTCCCACATCGCGGCCCGGGACCGGTCCCCGGTCCGCTGA